The Streptomyces sp. CC0208 genome window below encodes:
- a CDS encoding DUF397 domain-containing protein → MTKAPTHEWFKSSYSGGSGTECVEAAVVQPKILVRDSKAPERRYLVISAGAWAKFLASVNLPLPFPVEPTL, encoded by the coding sequence ATGACGAAGGCACCGACGCACGAGTGGTTCAAGTCCTCCTACAGCGGAGGCAGCGGGACCGAGTGCGTGGAAGCCGCCGTCGTTCAGCCCAAAATCCTCGTACGGGATTCCAAGGCACCTGAGCGCCGGTACCTCGTCATATCAGCGGGAGCCTGGGCCAAGTTCCTGGCGAGCGTCAACTTGCCCCTTCCCTTCCCCGTTGAGCCGACGCTCTGA
- a CDS encoding dihydrofolate reductase family protein: MTVTADLAISLDGCIAGTDVTLDNPGGTGAEPLFEWIHNLASWRERQGMTGGEENRDSELMREWFDATGAVVMGRTMYDTGADFWGEDPPFRTPVFVLTHRPRPTLVKQGGTTFTFVTDGIDSALAQAREAAGDRNVDIAGGARTVRQYLREGLIDELQLHVVPALLGDGLRLFEGVGAGRLEQVRAEATPLATHLKYRIVK, encoded by the coding sequence ATGACCGTAACCGCCGACCTGGCCATCTCCCTCGACGGCTGCATCGCCGGCACCGACGTCACCCTCGACAACCCCGGCGGCACGGGCGCCGAACCCCTCTTCGAGTGGATCCACAACCTGGCGAGCTGGCGCGAACGCCAGGGCATGACGGGCGGCGAGGAGAACCGTGACTCCGAGCTGATGCGGGAGTGGTTCGACGCGACGGGGGCAGTGGTGATGGGCCGCACGATGTACGACACGGGGGCGGACTTCTGGGGCGAGGACCCGCCGTTCCGCACCCCCGTCTTCGTCCTCACCCACCGCCCTCGCCCCACCCTGGTCAAGCAGGGCGGCACGACCTTCACCTTCGTCACGGACGGCATCGACAGCGCGCTCGCCCAGGCCAGGGAGGCCGCCGGGGACAGGAACGTGGACATCGCGGGCGGCGCGAGGACGGTACGGCAGTACCTGCGGGAGGGGCTCATCGACGAGCTGCAGCTGCATGTGGTGCCGGCGCTGCTGGGGGACGGGCTGCGGCTGTTCGAGGGGGTGGGGGCGGGCCGCCTCGAACAGGTGAGGGCGGAGGCCACGCCTCTGGCGACCCACCTGAAGTACCGCATCGTGAAGTGA
- a CDS encoding DEAD/DEAH box helicase — MTESGDLRAGVHERLVTQALHDQIQGLEAAGWKAIDAEVTAESTPHVLARYIGETIGRRLAQLPQQEQVAVANEILQSLTRSAPELNESARSSAIIDGPRQLLALAEQEAPGVYAIRPLTPLSETALITNAPDDPNLGAELRAELATADRIDLLCAFVKWYGIRVLESSLREAAHRGVPIRVITTTYMGATDRHALDRLVQDFGAEVKVNYETRSTRLHAKAWLFRRNSGFDTAYVGSSNLSKAALLDGLEWNVRLSSVATPAVLNKFEASFDSYWNDIAFETYDPARDALKLDEALGVAGSSTSPQDSKISLSGLEVRPYPHQADMLERLRVEREVRGHSHNLLVAATGTGKTVMAALDYRSLHKQWGGKKYPRLLFVAHRKEILNQSLRKYREVLDDASFGEPLFSGELPRDWQHVFASVQSLTGQRLEQFTPEHFDIIVVDEFHHATATTYRRVLNHFKPKQLLGLTATPERADGLNVQDEFFEGRIAAEMRLWEALDNDLLCPFHYFGVPDGTDLTRLNWRSGTYDQSQLGDLFSADHARARIVIKQVRDKVSDPTNMRALGFCVTRKHAHFMAKCFQEAGIKAAALDSESKPEIRERILAELKAGELQVIFSVDLFNEGLDIPDVDTLLLLRPTNSATVFLQQLGRGLRRTPDKPVLTVLDFIGQHRAEFRFEEQFRAMTNLSRNRLLEHAEHDFPLLPSGCQIILEGKSKDIVLDNIRAQIKATVQTLAKEARAFSTPRLADYLRESRREIKELYKSSNSWTSVLRRAGLAELPEQPGEEDLLKRVHAFLHVDDLERAEAYTRLLNDNAPTYEDLNPRDKTYARMLFFNLWDKAGGFDSYTQGLESLREQRSLRSELRQVLSYVMGQADHFPIPLEGPHTHIPLKIHSAYNRSEILAALGVARLNGQMPGSFAQGVLWDQPNQTDALLITLEKNEKDFSPTVRYKDYALSPSLFHWESQSTTAETSPTGLRYREHVQRGSHVLLFMRRYKDTDIGKAQPWMLLGPATYVRHEGSKPMAITWQLHHELPADVWSYSAIAAG; from the coding sequence GTGACGGAATCGGGTGACCTCAGGGCTGGCGTCCACGAACGGCTGGTCACTCAGGCGTTGCACGACCAGATACAGGGACTCGAAGCTGCAGGCTGGAAAGCCATCGACGCAGAGGTCACCGCAGAGTCCACCCCACACGTGCTGGCTAGGTATATCGGCGAAACCATCGGCCGCCGGTTGGCTCAACTGCCGCAGCAGGAGCAGGTAGCCGTCGCCAACGAGATCCTGCAATCGCTGACACGTAGCGCGCCCGAACTGAACGAGAGTGCACGCAGCAGCGCCATCATCGACGGCCCCCGACAGTTGCTCGCCCTCGCGGAGCAGGAAGCCCCCGGTGTCTACGCGATTCGCCCGTTGACGCCCCTCTCTGAAACCGCGTTGATCACCAACGCCCCGGACGACCCCAACCTCGGCGCCGAGTTGCGCGCAGAGCTGGCCACGGCCGACCGCATCGACCTGCTGTGCGCGTTCGTCAAGTGGTATGGCATCCGCGTTTTGGAGAGTTCACTTCGTGAAGCCGCCCATCGCGGCGTACCCATTCGCGTCATCACCACGACGTACATGGGCGCTACCGACCGGCACGCCCTGGACCGTCTTGTCCAAGATTTCGGCGCCGAGGTAAAGGTCAACTACGAGACCCGCTCAACCCGCCTCCATGCCAAGGCCTGGCTGTTTCGCCGCAACAGCGGCTTCGATACCGCGTATGTAGGCAGTTCCAACCTCTCCAAGGCAGCACTTCTCGACGGCCTAGAGTGGAACGTACGCCTGTCATCCGTGGCGACACCGGCTGTATTGAACAAGTTCGAGGCCAGCTTTGACTCCTACTGGAACGACATCGCTTTTGAGACGTACGATCCAGCTCGCGACGCCCTCAAGTTGGACGAAGCGTTGGGCGTGGCCGGTAGCTCAACGTCTCCCCAGGACTCAAAGATCAGCCTCTCCGGCCTTGAGGTTCGGCCCTACCCGCACCAGGCCGACATGCTGGAGCGCCTGCGCGTCGAGCGGGAGGTCCGCGGTCACTCTCACAACCTGTTGGTAGCCGCTACCGGTACCGGCAAGACCGTCATGGCCGCCCTTGACTACCGCAGCCTGCACAAACAGTGGGGCGGCAAGAAGTACCCGCGGTTGCTCTTCGTGGCACACCGTAAGGAGATCCTGAACCAGTCACTGCGCAAGTATCGCGAAGTGCTCGACGACGCGTCCTTCGGTGAGCCACTCTTCAGCGGCGAGCTACCGCGCGACTGGCAGCACGTTTTTGCCAGCGTCCAGTCGCTTACCGGCCAGCGGCTCGAACAATTCACTCCGGAACACTTCGACATCATCGTCGTCGACGAGTTCCATCACGCTACGGCTACGACATATCGCCGTGTTCTCAACCATTTCAAGCCGAAGCAGCTTCTCGGCCTGACCGCCACTCCCGAACGGGCCGATGGGCTCAATGTACAGGACGAGTTCTTCGAGGGCAGGATCGCTGCCGAGATGCGGCTATGGGAGGCGCTAGATAACGATCTTCTGTGCCCGTTCCACTACTTCGGTGTGCCCGACGGCACGGACCTCACCCGCCTCAACTGGCGTTCGGGCACATACGATCAAAGCCAACTCGGTGATTTGTTCTCCGCCGACCATGCCAGGGCTCGTATCGTCATCAAACAGGTACGAGACAAGGTCTCCGACCCGACGAACATGCGGGCCCTCGGCTTTTGCGTTACCCGGAAGCATGCTCATTTCATGGCGAAATGCTTCCAAGAAGCGGGAATTAAGGCTGCAGCCTTGGACAGCGAGTCCAAGCCCGAGATTCGCGAGCGGATCCTCGCCGAACTCAAGGCTGGAGAGCTCCAGGTGATCTTCTCCGTAGACCTGTTCAACGAAGGCTTGGACATCCCCGACGTCGATACGTTGCTGCTGCTCCGGCCGACGAACAGCGCCACCGTCTTCCTCCAACAACTCGGCAGGGGACTGCGCCGCACGCCGGACAAGCCGGTACTCACGGTGCTCGACTTCATTGGTCAGCATCGTGCGGAGTTCCGATTCGAGGAGCAGTTCCGGGCGATGACCAACCTGTCGCGCAATCGCCTCCTTGAACACGCTGAGCATGACTTTCCCCTGCTGCCGTCCGGTTGCCAGATCATCCTTGAAGGTAAATCCAAGGACATCGTGCTGGACAACATCCGCGCCCAGATCAAGGCAACCGTTCAGACCCTAGCTAAAGAAGCCAGGGCCTTCAGTACACCGCGCCTGGCGGACTACCTCAGGGAGAGCCGACGCGAGATCAAGGAGTTGTACAAGTCAAGTAACTCGTGGACATCCGTCCTGCGCCGCGCCGGCCTGGCTGAGCTACCTGAACAGCCCGGCGAGGAAGACCTACTGAAGCGCGTGCATGCGTTCCTCCATGTCGACGACCTAGAGCGCGCCGAGGCATATACTCGCCTGCTGAACGATAACGCCCCTACGTACGAGGATTTGAATCCAAGAGACAAGACGTATGCGCGCATGCTCTTCTTCAACCTCTGGGACAAGGCCGGTGGATTCGACTCCTACACGCAAGGCCTGGAATCACTCCGCGAACAGCGATCCCTTCGTAGCGAACTGCGCCAGGTCCTCAGCTACGTAATGGGCCAAGCCGATCACTTCCCCATCCCCTTGGAAGGCCCACACACGCATATTCCTCTGAAGATCCACAGCGCGTACAACCGCTCGGAGATCCTGGCCGCGCTTGGTGTCGCTCGCCTCAACGGGCAGATGCCTGGCTCCTTCGCGCAGGGCGTCCTGTGGGACCAGCCAAACCAGACGGACGCACTACTGATCACGCTCGAGAAGAACGAGAAGGACTTCTCCCCCACGGTCAGGTACAAGGATTACGCGCTGAGCCCCTCGCTCTTTCACTGGGAGTCCCAGAGCACCACCGCAGAGACCTCCCCCACTGGTCTGCGCTACCGAGAGCATGTCCAACGCGGCAGCCACGTGCTGCTGTTCATGCGGCGTTACAAAGACACCGACATCGGCAAAGCCCAACCGTGGATGCTGCTCGGGCCTGCGACCTACGTCCGGCATGAGGGCAGCAAACCGATGGCGATCACCTGGCAGCTACATCATGAGTTGCCTGCGGACGTCTGGTCGTACTCGGCTATCGCTGCGGGTTAG
- a CDS encoding SDR family oxidoreductase yields the protein MTQILRSGQHHEPLVGKVVVVTGAARGQGAAEVAALGRAGATVVGADVRPEGSECRRLDVSSEADWAEFAAELKETYGHVHGLVNNAGIIQRDRIDSVRAEDFAQVQAVNTVGPLLGIQYLAPLMPPGSSIVNVGSSAALTGYYPVAYTASKWALRGVSKVAAMELGPRGIRVNTVHPGYIETEMTAGATEAFRNAMLGETPLGRSGSVDDIAPLVVFLISDQSSFITGAEIPVDGGLSAHGGVKSISDAMRAD from the coding sequence ATGACTCAGATCCTGAGAAGCGGTCAGCATCACGAGCCCCTGGTCGGCAAGGTCGTCGTCGTGACCGGCGCGGCCCGGGGGCAAGGGGCCGCCGAGGTTGCCGCGTTGGGGCGGGCCGGGGCCACGGTGGTGGGGGCTGATGTGCGGCCGGAGGGCAGTGAGTGCCGGCGGCTTGATGTCAGTAGTGAGGCCGACTGGGCTGAGTTCGCCGCTGAGCTCAAGGAGACGTACGGCCACGTGCATGGGCTGGTCAACAACGCCGGGATCATTCAGCGGGATCGGATCGACAGTGTTCGGGCCGAGGACTTCGCGCAGGTGCAGGCCGTGAATACGGTTGGGCCGTTGCTGGGGATTCAGTACCTCGCGCCGCTCATGCCGCCCGGGTCGTCCATCGTGAACGTCGGGTCGTCTGCTGCGCTCACCGGGTACTACCCCGTTGCGTACACCGCCAGCAAGTGGGCTCTGCGCGGGGTGTCCAAGGTTGCCGCGATGGAGCTGGGGCCTCGGGGGATTCGGGTCAATACCGTGCATCCCGGGTACATCGAGACCGAGATGACCGCCGGGGCCACGGAGGCTTTCCGGAACGCGATGCTCGGGGAGACGCCGTTGGGGCGGAGCGGGAGCGTTGATGACATCGCTCCGCTTGTGGTGTTTCTGATCTCCGATCAGTCCTCGTTCATCACGGGGGCGGAGATTCCCGTCGACGGCGGGCTCAGCGCGCACGGCGGGGTCAAGTCCATCTCGGATGCGATGCGGGCCGACTGA
- a CDS encoding ATP-binding protein, with amino-acid sequence MDCIAGVPRKPWSLPFTADPQEVAALRRIMRLHLGLWGLHGVVDAAQLCVSKLVSNVIRHVGAGTPATLVVSMSGPRLRIEVHDSDTRALPVLLDAGLDAESGRGMSLVSAVTDRWGVQLRADQKVTWCELPTGLPSAEGHSGGARVNRAEALLSDYGCQHAHPGRARDRVIALVEEAAIDVVVDVLHWLRAHGHDADEALDRAQTRFEAEAE; translated from the coding sequence ATGGACTGCATCGCTGGTGTCCCGAGGAAGCCCTGGAGTCTCCCCTTCACTGCGGATCCGCAGGAGGTCGCGGCGCTCCGGCGGATCATGCGGCTTCACTTGGGGCTGTGGGGCCTTCATGGTGTCGTCGATGCCGCTCAGCTCTGTGTGAGCAAGCTCGTGTCGAACGTCATCAGGCACGTGGGCGCCGGTACGCCCGCCACCCTTGTGGTGTCCATGAGCGGACCTCGGCTACGGATTGAGGTCCACGACTCCGACACCCGCGCCCTGCCGGTGCTCCTCGATGCCGGACTGGATGCTGAGTCCGGTAGGGGCATGTCGCTGGTCAGTGCTGTTACTGACCGTTGGGGCGTTCAGCTTCGGGCCGACCAGAAGGTGACGTGGTGTGAGCTGCCGACAGGGTTGCCCTCAGCCGAGGGGCACTCCGGGGGCGCTCGTGTGAATCGGGCGGAGGCCTTGCTGAGCGATTACGGCTGCCAGCATGCGCACCCGGGGCGGGCCAGGGACAGAGTGATCGCACTGGTCGAGGAAGCAGCAATCGATGTCGTTGTCGATGTCTTGCATTGGCTGAGGGCTCATGGGCACGACGCCGACGAGGCCCTTGATCGTGCACAGACGCGCTTTGAGGCTGAGGCTGAGTAG
- a CDS encoding BtrH N-terminal domain-containing protein, with amino-acid sequence MTAVDGIDVRATHHCETTTLGVLLRHQRIDLSEPMLFGLGRGLSFIYWDSRRMDFPFLGGRVKPFELTRNLADALGLELAVRETASPRKAWADVVEAIGAGRPLGLQLDSYHLDYFTAKVHFGGHVVAMYGYDDRVAHLVDTEQQGGAVSTSLTSLAEARAARGPMTAKHRSFTLTAPHGLSSLHEAVVPAITGCAEAFLNPPIANLGHRGIEKSGKLVLTWLQRADDPRRDLPQAALLMEKAGTGGALFRNLYRDFLAECAEFVDSDHLRTGHRLYAEAAALWTEVAALISEAGESGDEQFLVQAGTALLELSRIEREAMEALSRLEG; translated from the coding sequence GTGACCGCCGTAGACGGCATCGATGTCCGCGCCACCCACCACTGCGAAACCACCACCCTCGGCGTACTCCTCCGCCACCAGCGCATCGATCTCTCCGAACCCATGCTCTTCGGGCTCGGCCGTGGCCTGTCCTTCATCTACTGGGACAGCAGGAGGATGGACTTCCCCTTCCTCGGGGGGCGGGTCAAGCCGTTCGAGCTGACGCGGAACCTGGCGGACGCACTGGGCCTGGAGCTCGCCGTACGGGAGACCGCCTCGCCCCGCAAGGCGTGGGCCGACGTAGTGGAGGCGATCGGCGCCGGTCGGCCCCTCGGGCTGCAGCTCGACAGCTATCACCTGGACTACTTCACGGCGAAGGTGCATTTCGGGGGGCATGTCGTCGCCATGTACGGCTATGACGACCGGGTCGCCCATCTCGTGGACACCGAGCAGCAGGGGGGTGCCGTCTCCACCAGTCTGACGAGTCTGGCCGAGGCCAGGGCCGCGCGTGGGCCCATGACCGCCAAGCACCGGTCCTTCACCCTCACCGCTCCCCACGGGCTGTCCTCCCTTCACGAAGCGGTCGTTCCCGCCATCACCGGCTGCGCGGAGGCCTTCCTCAACCCACCCATCGCCAACCTGGGTCACCGCGGCATCGAGAAGAGCGGCAAGCTGGTGCTCACCTGGCTCCAGCGGGCCGACGACCCGCGGCGGGACCTGCCGCAGGCCGCCCTCCTGATGGAGAAGGCCGGTACGGGCGGCGCCCTGTTCCGCAATCTCTACCGTGACTTCCTCGCGGAGTGTGCCGAGTTCGTCGACAGTGATCACCTGCGCACCGGGCACCGGCTGTACGCCGAGGCGGCCGCCCTGTGGACCGAGGTCGCGGCGCTGATCAGCGAGGCCGGTGAGTCGGGGGATGAGCAGTTCCTCGTACAGGCGGGCACCGCCCTTCTCGAACTGTCACGCATCGAGCGCGAGGCCATGGAGGCGCTGAGCCGCCTGGAGGGCTGA
- a CDS encoding ATP-binding cassette domain-containing protein: MRLEGVGLRYGWRGPWVVRDVDLELPTGRLIRVQGANGCGKSTLLRVVAGAARPDRGRVLGRPARTAYVPERFPPALPFGALEYLRLMGRVHGLSDVEAERRGARLLARFGAEEHTGRPLARLSKGTCQKVAVVQALLAEPELLVLDEAWTGLDADSRVALDEEVERRVAEGATVVYVDHDPARLAERTDLRWTVDGGTVAVTREVVGAPVRIDCTGLTGGVAELSALPGVRAVGVLADGGVRLETDEAHSDAVLRALLAEPGAHVRRVSGGQR, encoded by the coding sequence GTGAGACTTGAGGGGGTCGGGCTGCGCTACGGGTGGCGTGGGCCCTGGGTGGTGCGTGATGTGGATCTGGAGTTGCCGACCGGTCGGTTGATCCGGGTCCAGGGCGCCAACGGGTGCGGGAAATCGACGTTGTTGCGGGTGGTCGCCGGGGCGGCACGGCCGGATCGGGGGCGGGTGCTCGGGCGGCCGGCGCGTACTGCATACGTGCCGGAGCGTTTCCCGCCCGCGCTGCCCTTCGGCGCGTTGGAGTATCTGCGGCTGATGGGGCGGGTGCACGGTCTGTCGGACGTGGAGGCGGAGCGGCGCGGGGCGCGGCTGCTGGCGCGGTTCGGGGCCGAGGAGCACACGGGGCGGCCGTTGGCCCGGCTGTCCAAGGGGACGTGCCAGAAGGTGGCGGTCGTACAGGCACTTCTCGCCGAGCCGGAACTGCTGGTGCTGGACGAGGCATGGACGGGACTCGACGCCGACTCGCGGGTCGCCCTGGACGAGGAGGTGGAGCGGCGGGTGGCGGAGGGCGCGACCGTGGTCTACGTCGATCATGATCCGGCCCGGCTCGCGGAGCGCACCGATCTGCGGTGGACCGTCGACGGTGGCACGGTCGCCGTGACGCGGGAGGTCGTCGGCGCGCCGGTGCGGATCGACTGCACAGGTCTGACGGGCGGGGTGGCGGAGTTGTCCGCGCTGCCCGGCGTGCGGGCGGTCGGCGTGCTTGCGGACGGGGGCGTTCGGCTGGAGACGGACGAGGCCCACTCGGACGCGGTGCTGCGCGCGCTGCTCGCCGAGCCGGGGGCTCACGTCCGGCGCGTGAGCGGGGGACAGCGGTGA
- a CDS encoding helix-turn-helix transcriptional regulator: MAVGPTTRRRQLGADLRRLRERKGLTLEEAGARVGISKATLSRYETKEGTVKWPAVDALCREYDASDEERLALVELAKGAKIQGWWRSLDDPIPESMNLMLTLEDEVVREDHYACMYIPGLLQTRAYAEAVHRASEVQCPEREVQHMVDIRMKRQELLERKEPPLLWCVIDEAALRRRVGGCEVMQDQLQHLLTMAQRPHVTVQVLPFSSGAHAASVGSFAVLRGPTPELDVVYVDLLGGGLFMEKQRELERYRLAFEYLSAQALDLESSTAVIRRISKEL; the protein is encoded by the coding sequence ATGGCAGTTGGACCCACGACACGAAGGCGCCAACTCGGCGCCGACCTCCGTCGTCTCCGCGAGCGAAAGGGGTTGACCCTCGAAGAGGCAGGCGCCCGCGTCGGCATCTCGAAGGCGACCCTGAGCCGCTACGAAACGAAGGAGGGCACCGTCAAGTGGCCGGCCGTTGACGCCCTCTGCCGTGAGTACGACGCCTCCGACGAGGAACGTCTTGCCCTCGTAGAACTCGCGAAAGGCGCCAAGATCCAGGGCTGGTGGCGCTCACTCGACGACCCCATCCCCGAGTCGATGAACCTCATGCTCACGCTTGAGGACGAGGTCGTACGCGAAGACCACTACGCCTGCATGTACATCCCCGGTCTCCTGCAGACCCGCGCCTACGCGGAAGCCGTCCACCGGGCTTCGGAAGTGCAGTGCCCCGAGCGCGAAGTTCAGCACATGGTCGACATCCGCATGAAGAGGCAGGAGCTCCTCGAACGGAAGGAACCCCCGCTGCTGTGGTGTGTCATCGATGAGGCGGCACTGCGGCGCAGAGTTGGGGGCTGCGAGGTCATGCAGGACCAGCTCCAGCACCTACTCACCATGGCGCAACGACCACACGTCACCGTCCAGGTACTCCCCTTCTCGTCGGGTGCGCACGCGGCTTCCGTGGGCAGCTTTGCCGTCCTAAGGGGACCCACGCCTGAACTCGACGTGGTGTACGTGGACTTGCTCGGAGGCGGCCTCTTCATGGAGAAGCAACGCGAACTGGAGCGATATAGATTGGCGTTCGAGTACCTCAGCGCACAGGCGCTCGACCTTGAGTCCTCGACGGCGGTCATCCGCCGTATAAGCAAGGAGCTTTGA